A genomic window from Exiguobacterium acetylicum DSM 20416 includes:
- a CDS encoding helix-turn-helix domain-containing protein, with protein sequence MKEGIQPIGQYGQRIRTLRERHQLDQHTLAELTETTPEMIQRIESSIAHPSFSMIERLARVLHVPSDHLIRHIWPPEVIRQHDSTSLIDLPSS encoded by the coding sequence ATGAAAGAAGGGATTCAACCGATCGGACAGTACGGACAGCGAATTCGTACATTACGAGAACGTCATCAGTTAGATCAGCATACATTAGCAGAGTTAACTGAGACGACACCTGAGATGATCCAGCGTATTGAAAGTAGCATTGCCCATCCCTCATTTTCAATGATTGAGCGACTGGCCCGTGTCTTACATGTCCCTTCGGATCACTTAATTCGGCATATCTGGCCACCTGAGGTCATCCGTCAGCATGATAGCACGTCCTTGATCGACCTTCCATCTAGTTGA
- a CDS encoding inorganic phosphate transporter has product MDSLFIITAIIVILALSFDFINGFHDTANSIATSVSTRALKPRHAIILAASMNFLGAITFTGVAKTISGDIVDPSTLEHGSYVVIAALISAIAWNLLTWYFGIPSSSSHTLIGSIAGAAVASVGFGGIEAKGFLKIVQALLISPVLAFTLGFIVYAIFKVIFKKGNLAKTNRRFRHVQIATAALQSYTHGTNDAQKAMGIITLALISSGYQTDHEVATWVKLSCAIAMGLGTSVGGWRIIKTVGGQIMKIRPVNGVAADLTSAAIIFGATAIHLPVSTTHVISSAILGVGTSHRKKGAKWGTAQRMLITWVITLPISMAFAALIYYILDFLFIK; this is encoded by the coding sequence ATGGATAGCCTGTTTATCATCACCGCCATAATCGTGATTCTCGCACTTAGCTTCGACTTCATCAACGGTTTCCACGATACAGCGAACTCGATCGCGACTTCGGTGTCGACTCGTGCTTTGAAACCACGTCATGCCATCATCTTGGCTGCATCGATGAACTTCCTAGGTGCAATCACGTTCACTGGAGTCGCAAAAACGATCTCTGGTGACATCGTTGACCCGTCAACACTTGAACATGGTAGCTACGTCGTTATCGCTGCCTTGATTTCAGCCATTGCTTGGAACCTTTTGACTTGGTACTTCGGTATTCCGTCAAGTTCTTCGCATACACTGATCGGTTCGATTGCTGGTGCTGCTGTTGCCTCTGTCGGATTCGGAGGAATCGAAGCAAAAGGCTTCTTGAAAATCGTTCAAGCCTTGCTGATTTCACCAGTGCTTGCATTCACACTCGGTTTCATCGTTTATGCAATCTTTAAAGTCATCTTCAAAAAAGGAAACTTGGCGAAGACGAATCGTCGCTTCCGTCATGTTCAAATTGCAACCGCTGCTTTGCAGTCGTATACACACGGTACGAACGACGCACAAAAAGCGATGGGTATCATCACGCTTGCTTTGATCTCATCTGGTTATCAAACAGATCACGAAGTTGCGACTTGGGTTAAACTCTCATGTGCGATTGCGATGGGTCTCGGAACATCTGTCGGTGGATGGCGGATCATCAAAACCGTTGGTGGTCAAATCATGAAAATCCGTCCGGTCAACGGGGTTGCAGCTGACTTAACATCAGCAGCGATCATCTTTGGTGCAACGGCGATTCATCTTCCGGTTTCGACGACACACGTCATCTCTTCTGCCATCTTGGGTGTAGGTACATCGCACCGTAAGAAAGGTGCAAAATGGGGAACTGCACAACGTATGCTCATTACATGGGTCATCACATTGCCGATTTCGATGGCTTTCGCTGCCTTGATCTACTATATTCTCGACTTCTTATTCATTAAATAA
- a CDS encoding endonuclease/exonuclease/phosphatase family protein, producing MRLLTLNCHSWQEEQPLEKLNQIVQQILAQDYDVIALQEVSQLMDTPIVYDDVRNDNFAYLIQQALKDQGQTYSLVWDFAHIGYDKYEEGLALLTKHPILKSDSYYVSRSQDTFDWKSRKIVRATIQVDGIPITFNTCHLGWWADEVEPFQEQFNHLMARMDPLEWTFFLGDFNNDALERNTGYDYMMQRGLHDVFLLAKETVGIETINGNIDGWEDNQQGLRIDLVLSNRKIDVERVGVVFDGVHGPVVSDHYGVEVDIQIQKNEN from the coding sequence ATGCGTCTACTCACATTAAACTGTCATTCGTGGCAAGAAGAACAACCACTTGAAAAATTAAACCAGATCGTCCAACAAATTCTCGCTCAAGATTATGATGTCATCGCACTACAAGAAGTGAGTCAATTGATGGATACACCCATCGTCTATGACGATGTGCGCAACGATAACTTTGCCTATTTGATCCAGCAAGCGTTAAAAGACCAAGGTCAAACCTACTCCCTCGTCTGGGATTTTGCTCATATCGGCTATGATAAGTACGAAGAAGGACTCGCTCTTTTGACGAAACATCCAATCTTAAAATCGGACAGTTATTATGTCAGCCGCAGTCAAGATACATTCGATTGGAAATCGCGAAAAATCGTTCGTGCGACGATCCAAGTCGACGGAATACCGATTACGTTCAATACATGCCATCTTGGCTGGTGGGCAGATGAAGTCGAACCGTTCCAGGAACAATTCAATCATTTGATGGCTCGGATGGATCCACTCGAATGGACATTCTTCCTCGGTGATTTCAACAACGATGCCTTAGAACGAAATACAGGTTATGACTATATGATGCAACGGGGATTGCACGACGTCTTCCTGCTAGCTAAGGAAACGGTTGGAATTGAGACGATCAATGGCAACATCGATGGATGGGAAGACAATCAACAAGGATTGCGGATCGATCTCGTCTTATCGAATCGGAAAATTGACGTCGAACGCGTCGGTGTCGTGTTTGATGGGGTTCACGGACCGGTCGTTTCCGATCACTACGGGGTTGAGGTCGATATTCAAATTCAAAAAAATGAAAATTGA
- the bshB2 gene encoding bacillithiol biosynthesis deacetylase BshB2, with product MTHEDHLLVVFPHPDDEAFSSAGTIIEHAENRGPVTYACLTLGEMGRNMGRPVFTNREQLATIRKRELIDAAAKMKISDLQMWGLRDKTVEFEDEAALADRILALIQQTRPTRLISFYPGYAVHPDHEATARAVVRALRMMDPADRPEFLAVAFANNTKEELGEGTFIHDVSVYTDQKIKALEAHASQTGGLMKVISEDSNIRDLLVKERYYHYPL from the coding sequence ATGACACACGAAGATCATTTACTCGTCGTCTTCCCTCACCCGGATGACGAAGCCTTCAGTTCTGCTGGTACGATCATCGAGCACGCTGAAAATCGTGGTCCTGTCACATACGCTTGTCTGACGCTTGGTGAGATGGGACGTAACATGGGACGCCCTGTCTTTACGAACCGGGAACAGCTCGCAACGATTCGTAAACGTGAGTTGATCGATGCTGCTGCGAAAATGAAGATTTCGGATCTTCAAATGTGGGGACTTCGTGATAAGACTGTTGAATTTGAGGATGAAGCAGCACTTGCCGACCGTATTCTTGCCTTGATTCAACAAACACGACCAACTCGTTTGATTTCGTTCTATCCGGGTTACGCGGTCCATCCCGATCATGAAGCAACAGCTCGCGCCGTCGTTCGTGCCCTTCGGATGATGGATCCTGCTGATCGCCCAGAGTTTCTTGCGGTCGCTTTCGCGAACAATACGAAAGAAGAACTCGGGGAAGGAACGTTCATTCATGATGTCAGTGTCTATACGGATCAAAAGATCAAGGCACTCGAAGCCCACGCTTCACAAACAGGTGGTCTGATGAAAGTCATCTCGGAAGACTCGAACATCCGTGACTTGCTCGTCAAAGAACGCTACTACCACTATCCACTTTAA
- a CDS encoding PTS transporter subunit IIBC: MILKNAISFDFWQKLGKALMVVIAVMPAAGIMISVGKLIGMYGGDIALMQTIARIVEDLGWAIITNLHVLFAVAIGGSWAKERAGGAFAALLAFILINRVTGAIFGVNADMIADPKATVDSLLGSELIVKDYFTSVLGAPALNMGVFVGIISGFLGAVLFNKFYNFSKLPDALAFFNGKRFVPFVVIGGSVVAAFALSLVWPFVQGLLNDFGRWIASSRDSAPIIAPFVYGTLERLLLPFGLHHMLTVPMNYTELGGTYKILTGAAQGSTVAGQDPLWLAWITDLVNLKQAGNTQGYNDLINSVVPARFKEGQVVTSLASLIGIAVAMYMSVDEDKKKAYKPVFLSAGLAVFLTGVTEPIEFMFMFIAPVLYVIYAVLTGVAFALADVMHLRIHAFGAIELLTRIPLIAKAGLIGDLIRFIGVCVFFFFLNFFTFRFVIKKFNYATPGRNGNYLDDINVSTTEASGEAAATSAPADGSQASQIIDLLGGQQNIEDVDACMTRLRVTVKDPALVAKEADWKANGALGLILKNNGVQAIYGPKADILKSDIQDRIGA; encoded by the coding sequence ATGATCTTGAAAAATGCTATTTCGTTCGATTTTTGGCAAAAACTCGGTAAAGCGTTGATGGTCGTCATCGCTGTTATGCCTGCTGCAGGAATCATGATCTCGGTCGGGAAACTGATCGGCATGTACGGAGGCGATATCGCGTTAATGCAAACGATTGCTCGAATCGTTGAAGATTTAGGTTGGGCCATCATTACGAACCTTCACGTCTTGTTTGCCGTAGCGATTGGTGGATCATGGGCAAAAGAACGTGCTGGTGGTGCGTTCGCAGCGTTACTCGCCTTCATTTTGATCAACCGCGTCACAGGAGCTATCTTCGGCGTCAACGCTGACATGATCGCGGATCCAAAAGCAACGGTCGATTCATTGCTTGGTTCTGAGCTCATCGTAAAAGATTATTTCACTTCAGTTTTAGGGGCACCTGCTCTCAACATGGGGGTATTCGTTGGAATCATCTCTGGTTTCCTTGGTGCTGTTCTCTTTAATAAATTTTATAACTTCAGTAAATTGCCAGATGCGCTTGCATTCTTCAACGGAAAACGTTTTGTTCCATTCGTCGTTATCGGTGGATCAGTCGTGGCAGCATTCGCCTTATCACTCGTTTGGCCGTTCGTTCAAGGCTTATTAAATGACTTCGGTCGCTGGATTGCCTCTTCACGTGATTCTGCACCGATCATTGCACCGTTCGTATACGGTACACTCGAGCGTCTATTACTTCCGTTCGGTCTTCATCACATGTTGACTGTACCGATGAACTACACGGAACTCGGTGGAACGTACAAAATCCTGACAGGTGCTGCTCAAGGATCGACGGTTGCGGGTCAAGATCCGCTTTGGTTAGCTTGGATCACTGACCTTGTTAACTTAAAACAAGCCGGTAACACACAAGGATACAATGACTTAATCAACAGTGTCGTTCCTGCTCGTTTTAAAGAAGGACAAGTCGTCACATCACTTGCTTCATTGATCGGTATTGCTGTTGCAATGTACATGTCAGTTGATGAAGATAAGAAGAAAGCATACAAACCTGTCTTCTTATCTGCTGGACTTGCAGTCTTCTTGACAGGTGTCACGGAGCCAATCGAATTCATGTTCATGTTCATCGCTCCTGTTCTTTACGTCATCTACGCTGTATTGACGGGTGTTGCCTTCGCACTAGCAGATGTCATGCATCTTCGGATTCACGCATTCGGTGCGATCGAACTCTTGACGCGGATTCCATTGATCGCAAAAGCTGGTTTAATTGGTGATTTAATTCGTTTCATCGGTGTCTGTGTGTTCTTCTTCTTCTTGAACTTCTTCACGTTCCGTTTCGTCATCAAGAAGTTCAACTATGCGACACCAGGTCGTAACGGGAACTATCTGGACGATATCAACGTATCTACAACTGAAGCTTCAGGTGAGGCTGCTGCGACATCAGCTCCTGCCGACGGTTCGCAAGCTTCACAAATCATCGATTTGCTTGGTGGACAGCAAAACATCGAGGACGTCGATGCCTGCATGACGCGTCTTCGTGTCACTGTCAAAGATCCAGCGCTTGTTGCAAAAGAAGCAGACTGGAAAGCAAACGGTGCACTTGGTCTGATCCTTAAGAACAATGGCGTGCAAGCCATCTACGGTCCAAAAGCCGATATCTTAAAATCAGATATCCAAGACCGGATCGGCGCATAA
- the queD gene encoding 6-carboxytetrahydropterin synthase QueD — protein sequence MTFNYEAPETVERPTGDSLIYTKSRVMIVKKLTFDAAHHLYDYDGKCRALHGHTYHVDMGISGFLDHRGMTLDFGDLKKIFKTHLEPLLDHRYLNESLPYMNTTAENMAAWIFETLGQHLPDERGLRVEFVKLYETPTAFAEVRREWMNEA from the coding sequence ATGACATTCAATTACGAAGCACCTGAAACGGTCGAGCGCCCGACTGGCGACTCGCTTATCTATACAAAATCCCGCGTCATGATCGTTAAAAAATTAACGTTCGATGCAGCGCACCATTTATATGATTACGATGGAAAATGCCGTGCCCTTCATGGTCACACGTACCATGTCGATATGGGGATCAGTGGTTTTCTGGATCACCGCGGTATGACACTCGATTTTGGTGATCTTAAGAAAATCTTTAAAACACATCTCGAACCACTTCTCGATCACCGTTATTTAAATGAATCATTACCATACATGAATACGACAGCTGAAAACATGGCGGCTTGGATTTTCGAGACGCTCGGACAACACCTCCCAGACGAACGTGGACTCCGTGTCGAATTCGTTAAACTCTATGAGACACCGACTGCTTTTGCTGAAGTTCGTCGTGAGTGGATGAACGAAGCATGA
- a CDS encoding YojF family protein: MQAIDLQEIQRYIDEHANTPLYVHVETTNGAYATHQDPTFHSAGMFFRNAEITYERGLITGNGPYRIGLKLAHGWLYGEGLTDFEFAGDQLLIAGHDIEGRLAIAFELSPTPFAQGAEEVDA, from the coding sequence ATGCAAGCCATTGATTTACAAGAAATACAGCGTTATATCGACGAACATGCGAATACACCTCTGTATGTTCACGTCGAGACGACGAACGGTGCCTACGCGACGCACCAAGATCCAACTTTCCATAGTGCAGGGATGTTTTTCCGTAATGCGGAAATCACTTATGAACGTGGTCTGATCACAGGAAACGGACCTTACCGGATCGGTTTGAAACTCGCACACGGCTGGTTATACGGTGAAGGATTGACTGACTTCGAATTTGCTGGGGATCAATTATTGATTGCCGGTCACGATATCGAAGGACGTCTTGCAATTGCTTTTGAACTTAGCCCGACACCGTTCGCTCAAGGTGCAGAGGAGGTAGACGCATGA
- a CDS encoding sucrose-specific PTS transporter subunit IIBC produces the protein MDYQQTAKRVLELVGGRENIITAAHCATRLRLVLHDESKVDQAALEDLDGVSGAFSSSGQYQIIFGTGTVNKVFAAFAPLAGVKVDGEEPLDVKKAASQKLNPFARLARSLSNVFVPLIPAIVAAGLLMGLLGMIKAFGWVDGDSPIVQLLDMFSSSAFIILPILIGFSAAREFGANPYLGAVIGGIMTHPSLLNPWTLGNSDPEVMKFLGMNIELIGYQGTVFPVLLTVWVMAKIEQQVRKRTPETLDLLVTPFVTVLVTGFLALIVIGPIGTLLGKGISFVLVFFYEQFSVVAGLLFGGLYSTIVITGMHHSFHAIEAGLLADKSIGKNFLLPIWSMANVAQGGAGLAVYFLTKNVKLKALALPSAFSAFLGITEPVIYGVNLRLGKPFIGGAIGGAIGGGYVVLTQVAANAYGLTGIPMIAIVAPLGASNLINYLVGFAIAVVTAFISTVVLMRLDARKQKETDVAA, from the coding sequence ATGGATTATCAACAAACTGCTAAACGTGTGCTCGAACTCGTCGGTGGACGCGAGAACATCATCACTGCTGCTCATTGTGCGACGCGTTTACGTCTTGTCTTGCATGATGAATCAAAGGTCGATCAAGCAGCACTTGAAGACTTAGATGGTGTCAGCGGCGCCTTCTCAAGTTCTGGTCAATACCAGATCATCTTTGGAACCGGTACCGTCAACAAGGTATTTGCTGCGTTTGCACCACTTGCCGGTGTAAAGGTCGATGGAGAAGAACCACTCGACGTTAAAAAGGCTGCATCGCAAAAATTAAATCCGTTCGCCCGTCTTGCCCGCTCGCTCTCGAACGTCTTCGTTCCACTCATTCCGGCAATCGTCGCAGCCGGTCTTTTGATGGGATTACTCGGTATGATCAAGGCCTTCGGTTGGGTTGACGGTGATTCACCGATCGTCCAACTACTGGATATGTTCTCGTCTTCTGCCTTCATCATCTTACCGATTCTGATCGGTTTCTCGGCAGCTCGTGAATTCGGTGCGAACCCGTACCTCGGTGCCGTCATCGGGGGAATCATGACACACCCGTCCCTCTTAAACCCTTGGACGCTCGGTAATAGTGATCCGGAAGTCATGAAGTTCCTCGGAATGAACATCGAGTTGATCGGTTATCAAGGAACGGTCTTCCCGGTTCTCTTAACGGTTTGGGTCATGGCAAAGATTGAACAACAAGTTCGTAAGCGGACGCCAGAAACACTCGATCTACTTGTCACACCATTCGTCACTGTCCTCGTCACTGGATTCTTGGCATTGATCGTTATTGGTCCGATTGGAACGTTACTCGGAAAAGGCATTTCATTCGTACTCGTCTTCTTCTATGAGCAGTTCTCAGTCGTCGCCGGTCTTCTCTTCGGTGGACTTTATTCGACAATCGTCATCACGGGGATGCACCACAGTTTCCATGCCATTGAGGCAGGATTACTTGCCGACAAGAGTATCGGAAAGAACTTCCTCTTACCGATTTGGTCAATGGCGAATGTCGCTCAAGGTGGTGCCGGACTTGCCGTTTACTTCTTAACGAAGAACGTCAAACTCAAAGCACTCGCCCTACCGTCTGCGTTCTCGGCCTTTCTCGGAATCACGGAACCCGTCATTTATGGCGTCAACTTACGTCTTGGAAAACCATTCATCGGTGGTGCCATTGGTGGTGCGATCGGTGGCGGTTATGTCGTCTTGACACAAGTCGCTGCGAACGCTTATGGATTAACTGGAATTCCAATGATTGCGATCGTCGCGCCACTCGGTGCATCAAACTTGATTAACTATCTCGTTGGGTTCGCCATTGCAGTCGTCACTGCTTTCATCTCGACTGTCGTCTTGATGCGTCTCGATGCACGAAAACAAAAAGAAACGGACGTTGCTGCTTAA
- the pdxK gene encoding pyridoxine/pyridoxal/pyridoxamine kinase — protein sequence MTKRKALTIAGSDTSGGAGIQADLKTFQELGVYGMNALTVIVAQDPDHSWHHAVYPIDTELVRTQIHTVLGGIGVDAMKTGMLPTVEIIEAVAEKIKSSGVQNVVIDPVMVCKGEDEVLNPDTANALRDVLTPLATVVTPNVFEAGQLSGLGKTPATIDEMKLAAARIHEKGAQYVLVKGGSKIDHPQAVDVLYDGKEFILIEDERIETPYTHGAGCTYSAAITAELAKGASVEAAVRTAKSFITSAIRHSFRLNEYVGPTDHAAHRTVQS from the coding sequence ATGACAAAACGTAAAGCCTTAACGATTGCTGGTTCCGACACGAGTGGTGGAGCTGGTATTCAAGCTGATTTGAAAACATTCCAAGAACTTGGTGTCTATGGAATGAATGCTTTGACGGTCATCGTCGCACAAGACCCTGATCACTCTTGGCACCATGCGGTTTACCCAATCGACACAGAACTCGTCCGGACACAAATCCACACGGTCCTTGGAGGTATTGGTGTTGATGCGATGAAGACGGGTATGCTCCCGACTGTCGAAATCATTGAAGCCGTTGCTGAGAAAATTAAATCATCCGGCGTTCAAAACGTCGTGATCGATCCTGTCATGGTCTGTAAAGGCGAAGACGAAGTGCTGAACCCTGATACGGCAAACGCACTCCGTGATGTCTTGACGCCACTTGCAACGGTCGTCACACCGAACGTCTTCGAAGCCGGACAACTGTCGGGTCTTGGCAAGACACCAGCAACGATCGACGAGATGAAACTTGCAGCAGCACGGATTCACGAAAAAGGTGCGCAATACGTTCTTGTCAAAGGCGGCAGCAAGATTGACCATCCACAAGCAGTTGACGTGCTTTATGATGGAAAAGAGTTTATCCTGATTGAGGACGAACGAATCGAGACACCGTACACGCACGGTGCCGGCTGCACGTACTCTGCAGCAATCACGGCCGAACTCGCAAAAGGTGCATCGGTAGAAGCTGCTGTCCGTACAGCAAAATCTTTCATCACTTCTGCGATTCGTCATTCATTCCGTTTGAATGAATACGTCGGACCAACTGATCACGCTGCACATCGTACAGTCCAGTCTTGA
- a CDS encoding PRD domain-containing protein — protein MVAFVGSQSAGVRFIIEEKTGKEDVRLIIHKILNNNAVVVKENGQERIVMGPGIAFGKKKKDPIQATKIEKMFIPSFENAEQFKEILTTTPLEIIDLSERIISHAEGELQTPFHDYIHVSLTDHLAHGVRLAREQLVVHNRLAEEIRLLYGPEYAIGEWAVLEIERALQVTLPKEEAANIALHLYNARQTHPNMATALQTVTLLNELREQIEVFFGQTIETSSMTYYRFFTHMKLVLARIEQGETLHDMDDVILSAVKTRYAEAYACASQMGNWLTVELDTRVPESEIGYMALHIERIRPDLERSSTYENL, from the coding sequence GTGGTCGCATTTGTCGGTTCGCAAAGCGCCGGAGTTCGCTTTATAATAGAAGAAAAGACCGGAAAGGAGGACGTCAGGCTGATTATTCATAAAATCCTCAATAACAACGCTGTTGTCGTCAAAGAAAATGGACAGGAACGCATCGTCATGGGACCAGGCATTGCTTTTGGAAAAAAGAAAAAAGATCCGATTCAAGCGACGAAAATCGAAAAAATGTTCATCCCTTCATTTGAAAATGCAGAACAGTTTAAAGAGATTCTGACAACGACACCACTCGAGATCATTGATTTATCGGAACGGATCATCTCGCATGCAGAAGGTGAGCTTCAGACACCGTTTCATGACTATATTCATGTCAGTCTGACGGACCACCTTGCTCACGGCGTACGATTAGCACGTGAACAACTCGTCGTGCATAATCGATTGGCAGAAGAGATTCGCCTTTTGTATGGACCGGAGTATGCAATCGGAGAATGGGCAGTTCTTGAAATCGAGCGTGCTTTACAGGTCACACTACCGAAAGAAGAAGCGGCGAACATCGCGCTCCACTTATATAATGCACGTCAAACGCATCCGAACATGGCTACTGCATTACAAACGGTCACGTTACTCAATGAACTACGTGAACAGATCGAAGTCTTTTTTGGACAAACGATCGAGACCTCATCGATGACGTATTATCGTTTCTTTACGCATATGAAACTGGTCCTCGCCCGGATTGAACAAGGAGAAACCTTACACGACATGGATGATGTGATTTTATCTGCCGTCAAAACACGTTATGCCGAGGCTTATGCCTGTGCGAGTCAAATGGGCAATTGGTTGACTGTCGAACTCGATACACGTGTACCTGAATCAGAAATCGGCTATATGGCTTTACACATCGAACGGATTCGTCCGGATCTTGAAAGGAGTTCTACGTATGAAAATCTTTAG
- the queF gene encoding preQ(1) synthase yields the protein MRPEDLNDLSLLGQKAVPYIFEYQPEVLEAFPNRHPENDYFVKFNAPEFTSLCPITNQPDFATIYISYIPDEKLVESKSLKLYLFSFRNHGDFHENCINVIGKDLVKLMEPRYLEVWGKFTPRGGISIDPYYNYGKPGTKYEQMAEHRLFNHDLYPETIDNR from the coding sequence ATGCGACCTGAAGATTTAAACGACTTATCGTTACTCGGCCAAAAAGCCGTCCCATACATTTTTGAATACCAACCAGAAGTTCTCGAAGCGTTTCCGAATCGTCACCCTGAGAATGATTACTTCGTGAAATTCAATGCACCAGAGTTTACGAGTCTTTGTCCGATCACGAATCAACCGGACTTCGCGACAATCTACATCTCGTACATCCCAGACGAAAAACTTGTCGAATCAAAATCACTGAAGTTGTACTTATTCAGTTTCCGTAACCATGGTGATTTTCATGAGAACTGCATCAACGTCATCGGAAAGGATCTCGTGAAATTGATGGAACCTCGCTACCTTGAAGTATGGGGCAAATTCACGCCACGCGGTGGAATCTCAATTGATCCGTACTACAATTATGGGAAGCCTGGTACAAAATACGAACAAATGGCAGAGCACCGTCTATTCAATCACGATCTCTATCCTGAAACGATCGATAATCGTTAA
- the queE gene encoding 7-carboxy-7-deazaguanine synthase QueE, with translation MSALTKTPKIPVLEIFGPTFQGEGRSIGQKTMFVRTGGCDYSCSWRDSAFTWDGSEKPELLTAETIVERLDALGSYGHVTISGGNPLLHASIGTLVTALKERNITMSVETQGSYWQNWLLDIDDVTLSPKPPSSGMKIDFDRLDVFFKRLPEQQRAVKIVIFNEEDLDFAAMISERYALKTLYLSLGNPDPHEEGTIAPRMLHDLKTLWERVARDERFNHARVLPQLHALVFANDRGV, from the coding sequence ATGAGTGCTTTAACGAAAACACCAAAAATTCCGGTTCTCGAGATTTTCGGACCAACATTTCAAGGAGAAGGACGATCGATTGGTCAAAAGACGATGTTCGTCCGGACCGGCGGATGCGACTACTCCTGTTCGTGGCGTGACTCCGCCTTCACATGGGATGGCTCTGAAAAACCAGAACTCTTGACGGCAGAGACGATCGTGGAACGCCTTGATGCACTCGGCTCTTACGGACATGTCACGATTTCTGGTGGGAATCCGTTACTTCATGCATCAATCGGCACACTGGTTACGGCATTAAAAGAACGAAACATCACGATGTCCGTTGAGACCCAAGGTTCTTACTGGCAAAATTGGTTGCTTGATATCGATGATGTCACCCTTAGCCCTAAACCACCTTCAAGCGGGATGAAGATTGATTTCGATCGGTTGGATGTCTTTTTCAAACGTTTACCGGAACAACAACGTGCTGTTAAAATCGTCATCTTTAATGAGGAAGACCTTGACTTCGCGGCGATGATTTCAGAACGATATGCGCTAAAGACGCTTTATCTATCGCTCGGTAATCCTGATCCGCACGAAGAAGGAACGATCGCTCCGCGCATGCTACATGATTTAAAAACACTATGGGAACGCGTTGCTCGTGATGAACGCTTTAATCATGCGCGCGTCCTACCACAACTACATGCCCTCGTTTTCGCGAACGATCGTGGCGTCTAA
- the queC gene encoding 7-cyano-7-deazaguanine synthase QueC: MKNERALVVFSGGQDSTTCLFQALKQYEEVEVVTFNYGQRHAQELEVARDIASELGVKHHELDLSLLSQLTSNALTDHSQTITTNEDGLPSTFVDGRNHLFLSFAAVLAKGRGIRHIVTGVCETDFSGYPDCRDAFIKSLNVTLNLAMDYPFVLHTPLMWLDKKETWALADSLGAFDFVRNRTLTCYNGVIGDGCGECPACELRKNGLDAYIKEVQHT, translated from the coding sequence ATGAAAAATGAACGTGCTCTTGTCGTCTTTAGTGGCGGCCAAGACTCAACGACTTGTTTGTTTCAGGCACTGAAACAATACGAAGAAGTCGAAGTCGTGACGTTTAATTACGGACAACGTCATGCACAAGAACTTGAAGTCGCACGCGACATCGCCTCTGAGCTCGGTGTCAAACACCATGAGCTTGATCTCTCTCTTCTCAGTCAACTGACGAGTAACGCCTTGACTGACCACAGCCAAACCATCACGACGAACGAAGATGGTCTTCCTTCTACTTTCGTAGATGGACGGAACCACCTGTTTCTTTCGTTCGCAGCCGTCCTTGCGAAAGGACGCGGAATCCGTCATATCGTCACTGGCGTATGTGAAACGGACTTTTCCGGTTACCCTGACTGCCGTGATGCCTTCATCAAGTCACTCAACGTGACATTGAACCTTGCGATGGACTATCCATTCGTACTTCACACGCCACTCATGTGGCTCGACAAAAAAGAGACGTGGGCGCTTGCCGATTCGCTCGGTGCATTTGATTTCGTTCGAAATCGCACGTTGACGTGTTACAACGGCGTCATTGGAGATGGTTGCGGCGAATGCCCAGCCTGTGAATTACGTAAAAATGGCTTAGATGCATACATCAAGGAGGTTCAACACACATGA